The proteins below come from a single Saccharophagus degradans 2-40 genomic window:
- the dtd gene encoding D-aminoacyl-tRNA deacylase, giving the protein MKVLIQRVSHASVVVEGQTIGAIDKGLLLFVGIEKTDSTETLERMANKVLAYRVFSDDEGKMNLNVQQIGGGVLSISQFTLAADTQKGLRPSFSCAAPPAEAQALYDKFVNLLKAKHSPIATGEFAADMKVSLLNDGPVTFMLTM; this is encoded by the coding sequence ATGAAAGTATTAATACAGCGCGTTAGCCACGCCAGCGTCGTCGTAGAAGGGCAAACCATCGGCGCTATAGACAAAGGCTTATTATTATTTGTTGGCATAGAAAAAACAGATAGCACAGAAACGCTCGAGCGCATGGCCAACAAAGTATTGGCTTATCGCGTATTTAGCGACGACGAAGGCAAAATGAACTTAAACGTACAGCAGATTGGTGGCGGCGTATTAAGCATTTCGCAATTTACCCTCGCGGCCGACACTCAAAAAGGCCTGCGCCCAAGCTTTTCTTGCGCTGCGCCCCCCGCAGAGGCACAAGCTCTTTACGATAAGTTTGTTAACCTGTTAAAAGCCAAACACAGCCCTATAGCCACAGGGGAGTTTGCCGCAGATATGAAAGTATCCCTACTTAACGATGGCCCAGTTACCTTTATGCTTACAATGTGA
- a CDS encoding beta-propeller domain-containing protein produces the protein MHALQMHTLKLLATTVSVIALSACGGDSSSGGTNGGSSSGASSSGGSQVQLTVATQSKLKRATSSELETHIKNGISYQVYDQFVAWEAVDDAIATPEAAPQSDSDSSSSSGSGNYSSTNTYVVGVDEGDYLKYDGDYLYTVQYGEYYNAPTKVRILASSPSDASASLVSEIELDSYATPSLYLVDNGDAAGSNLLALSSEANYYSIQPFIDVDVEATSLPYYTSHSAVKANLYDLADPANPALDFALEIDGYLQNSRKVGDYLYLVLNHNTSLIYYELHDAENENEGSDQNSYNQKTLAELLPHYTINGGTPQPLLTGDNCYVPSDITANHGYHSLVSVVAINLAEQAITSSTCINSPVEGIYMTPTSLYVGANSWYTSQLDAPVRQESGNGADVAVSPEPSQYYSVVHKFTVADGAVTYRATGAVEGQVNWYQAGFFVNENSDYLRVISSDTWSGVTYPHKLTVLKDTGENNDLIQVAQIPNAEQPAPIGKPGEEIYGTRFVNERAYIVTFMRTDPLYVVDLTNNEAPAIAGELEIPGFSSYLHSVSNNYLLGVGYNVDPDSPWAQRSGVKVSLYDVTDITNPTEINNYIIGSKGSDTAATHDLHALTFLQTNDDTLRFTLPISKSENYNWQGTNLELFEVNNITTSAGLNHAGSISPTSASNAYSYWSDRAAMHDDTVYYSHNGNIWSAFWQTPSQANGPQ, from the coding sequence ATGCACGCACTACAAATGCACACACTAAAGTTACTTGCTACAACAGTATCGGTAATAGCATTAAGCGCATGCGGCGGAGATTCATCCTCCGGCGGTACAAATGGCGGCAGCTCTTCCGGGGCTTCCTCCTCGGGTGGCAGCCAAGTGCAGCTTACCGTTGCCACGCAATCGAAATTAAAACGGGCGACAAGCAGCGAACTGGAGACACACATTAAAAACGGCATTAGCTACCAAGTATATGATCAGTTCGTTGCTTGGGAAGCGGTAGATGACGCAATAGCCACGCCAGAAGCAGCACCGCAAAGCGATAGCGACAGCAGTTCTAGCTCTGGTTCAGGCAACTATTCCAGCACCAATACCTATGTAGTTGGTGTAGATGAAGGCGATTACCTTAAATATGACGGCGATTACCTTTACACAGTGCAATATGGCGAGTACTACAACGCCCCCACCAAGGTACGCATTCTTGCCAGCTCGCCCAGCGATGCTAGCGCCAGCTTGGTGTCTGAAATCGAGCTAGATAGCTATGCAACACCGTCGCTGTATTTAGTAGATAACGGCGACGCAGCGGGTTCAAACCTGCTTGCCCTTAGCAGTGAAGCAAATTATTACAGCATACAACCTTTTATAGATGTAGACGTCGAGGCGACCAGTTTGCCCTATTACACATCGCATTCTGCGGTTAAAGCCAACCTCTACGACTTGGCAGACCCAGCCAACCCAGCGCTCGATTTTGCGCTAGAAATAGACGGCTACTTACAAAACAGCCGCAAAGTGGGCGATTACCTGTATTTGGTACTTAACCACAATACCAGCCTTATTTATTACGAGCTGCATGACGCCGAAAATGAAAATGAAGGCAGCGACCAAAATAGCTACAACCAAAAAACGTTAGCTGAGCTCTTACCTCACTACACGATTAACGGCGGCACGCCCCAACCACTTCTAACTGGCGACAACTGCTATGTACCTTCAGATATAACCGCCAATCACGGTTACCACTCTTTAGTTAGCGTAGTAGCTATTAATCTTGCAGAGCAGGCCATTACCTCTAGCACATGTATCAACTCGCCTGTGGAAGGCATTTATATGACGCCAACCAGCTTATACGTTGGCGCCAACAGCTGGTACACCAGCCAACTCGATGCCCCAGTAAGACAAGAGAGTGGCAATGGCGCGGATGTAGCAGTTAGCCCAGAGCCTTCGCAGTATTACTCCGTGGTACATAAATTTACCGTGGCCGATGGTGCAGTCACCTACCGCGCGACAGGTGCAGTGGAAGGCCAAGTTAACTGGTACCAAGCCGGCTTTTTCGTAAACGAAAATAGCGATTATTTGCGTGTAATATCTAGCGATACTTGGTCGGGCGTGACTTATCCTCACAAGCTCACCGTATTAAAAGATACCGGCGAAAATAACGACCTGATACAAGTGGCACAAATTCCCAATGCCGAGCAACCCGCGCCGATAGGCAAACCGGGCGAAGAGATTTACGGAACCCGCTTTGTAAACGAGCGCGCCTATATCGTAACGTTTATGCGCACAGACCCACTCTACGTAGTCGACTTAACTAACAACGAAGCTCCCGCAATTGCTGGCGAGTTAGAAATACCCGGGTTTAGCTCTTACTTGCATTCAGTAAGTAACAATTACTTGCTAGGCGTGGGCTACAACGTAGACCCAGATTCGCCATGGGCGCAACGCTCTGGGGTTAAAGTAAGCCTTTATGACGTTACTGATATCACCAACCCAACCGAAATAAACAACTACATAATTGGTAGCAAAGGTAGCGATACTGCCGCGACCCACGACCTACACGCGCTAACCTTCTTACAAACAAATGACGATACCTTGCGTTTTACACTGCCAATAAGTAAATCGGAAAATTACAACTGGCAGGGCACCAACCTCGAGCTATTTGAAGTGAATAACATCACCACCAGCGCAGGCTTGAATCACGCGGGTAGCATTTCCCCCACCTCGGCCAGCAATGCATACTCCTATTGGAGCGACCGCGCAGCAATGCACGACGATACCGTGTATTACTCGCACAACGGCAACATATGGTCTGCCTTCTGGCAAACACCTAGCCAAGCAAACGGCCCGCAATAA
- a CDS encoding MipA/OmpV family protein, translated as MPLRALKTAVAGVLCWLILAQQANACTQDETECVEVGRWDLSVAIGAGVRTNPIAGGDNLPIVIIPNLTYYGKRFYLENYTLGYSLVEQPIYSVNLVLTPSYDQIYFQKWGLGNISFDSGAGDSTAFASEGIINNTPAEGMDVLASDVVEADDVQRPPVAGPPTPAEPKVVEPVYTLDLAELDKRKQTGLGGAEFTYFGEKWVASLNVLQEVLNVHGGQEVRLAASQNFAAGKSRYQFATGLTWQSVDLLDYYFGAHEGEVDESMEYEIRESGITPFVRLSWSRELNEHWRLLASVHHKRLADAIVDSPLVEESSVTTVFIGGVYHF; from the coding sequence ATGCCACTGCGTGCACTTAAAACAGCTGTTGCTGGCGTGCTGTGCTGGTTAATACTTGCCCAGCAGGCAAACGCTTGTACGCAAGATGAGACCGAATGCGTGGAGGTGGGGCGCTGGGACTTATCCGTTGCCATTGGCGCAGGCGTTCGCACCAACCCAATCGCCGGTGGCGATAACCTCCCCATAGTGATTATTCCCAACCTTACCTATTACGGTAAGCGTTTTTATTTAGAAAACTATACGTTGGGCTATTCGCTAGTAGAGCAGCCCATTTACAGCGTGAACCTTGTACTTACCCCCAGCTACGATCAAATTTATTTTCAAAAGTGGGGGCTGGGGAATATTTCGTTTGATTCTGGCGCCGGTGACAGCACTGCGTTTGCTTCGGAAGGCATAATTAATAACACGCCAGCAGAAGGCATGGATGTATTGGCTTCCGATGTTGTGGAGGCCGATGATGTGCAGCGCCCGCCGGTAGCCGGGCCCCCAACCCCTGCAGAACCTAAAGTAGTAGAGCCGGTTTATACCCTAGATTTAGCCGAGTTAGATAAGCGTAAACAAACAGGTTTGGGCGGCGCCGAGTTTACTTATTTTGGCGAAAAGTGGGTGGCGTCGCTTAACGTATTGCAAGAAGTGCTAAATGTGCACGGCGGCCAAGAAGTTCGCCTAGCCGCGTCGCAAAATTTTGCAGCAGGAAAGTCGCGCTATCAGTTTGCTACAGGGCTTACCTGGCAAAGCGTAGATTTGCTCGATTATTATTTTGGCGCGCATGAAGGCGAAGTGGATGAATCCATGGAGTACGAAATTCGCGAAAGTGGTATTACGCCCTTTGTGCGGCTAAGTTGGTCTCGAGAGTTAAATGAGCACTGGCGGCTACTGGCCTCGGTGCATCACAAGCGTTTGGCCGATGCCATAGTCGATAGCCCGCTAGTGGAAGAAAGTAGTGTGACTACCGTATTTATTGGCGGGGTATATCACTTTTAG
- a CDS encoding DUF3019 domain-containing protein: MGISTTIKIIFSARILIALFSLGVMGNSYADSLPLIQLSLKPRLCVLSEGEEVCRDTIEITWIAQKARSLCLYQDDTDSPLQCWDAAREGRYTIELAASENINFSLREKNEDTFLVTQAFEVVQESTKYRRRNRNPWSFF; encoded by the coding sequence ATGGGTATATCCACAACAATAAAAATAATTTTTTCAGCTCGAATTCTAATCGCCCTCTTCTCATTGGGGGTGATGGGTAATAGCTATGCAGATTCGCTGCCGCTTATTCAGCTTTCACTTAAGCCGCGTTTATGCGTGCTTTCTGAGGGGGAAGAGGTGTGTCGCGATACTATCGAAATAACGTGGATTGCACAAAAGGCCCGCAGCTTGTGTTTGTATCAAGACGATACCGACTCGCCACTACAATGTTGGGATGCTGCCCGCGAAGGACGCTACACTATTGAATTAGCCGCAAGTGAAAATATTAATTTCTCGCTGCGCGAAAAAAATGAAGACACGTTTTTGGTGACGCAAGCTTTTGAGGTTGTGCAAGAGTCCACCAAGTACCGTCGGCGTAATCGCAACCCATGGAGTTTTTTCTAG
- a CDS encoding winged helix-turn-helix domain-containing protein yields the protein MSLILLAEDDRRLANLVKDYLGNHGFDVVIEEAGHNVARSVQTLEPALVILDINLPGKDGLSVCKDIRPKFNGPILMLTARDTDADQILGLEYGADDYVIKPAEPPVLLARIRALLRRYNQEISKPQDEYTFGELTIHMAARQVFIGGEEIKLSSHEFELLCTFAAQPGKVLSREYLFNIIYSRPYDGMDRTIDVRISQLRKKVGDASDNPTKIKTVWGRGYLFVADAW from the coding sequence ATGAGCTTAATTTTATTAGCCGAAGACGATCGCCGTTTAGCAAACCTAGTAAAAGATTACCTCGGCAATCACGGTTTTGATGTGGTTATTGAAGAAGCCGGCCACAATGTGGCGCGCAGCGTACAAACCTTAGAGCCGGCGTTGGTAATATTAGATATCAATTTGCCAGGTAAAGATGGGCTAAGCGTATGCAAAGATATTCGACCAAAATTTAATGGCCCCATTCTTATGCTTACCGCGCGCGACACCGATGCCGACCAAATTCTAGGCTTGGAATACGGCGCCGACGATTACGTAATAAAACCCGCAGAGCCGCCTGTGTTGCTTGCTCGCATTCGCGCCTTGTTACGCCGCTACAATCAAGAAATTAGCAAACCGCAGGATGAATACACCTTTGGTGAGCTCACCATTCATATGGCCGCGCGCCAAGTCTTTATTGGCGGCGAAGAAATAAAGCTCTCTAGCCACGAATTTGAATTGCTTTGCACTTTTGCGGCGCAGCCGGGCAAAGTGTTAAGTCGTGAATATCTATTTAATATTATTTACAGTCGCCCCTACGACGGTATGGATAGAACCATTGATGTGCGCATATCGCAATTGCGAAAAAAAGTGGGCGATGCATCCGACAACCCAACCAAAATTAAAACCGTATGGGGGCGCGGCTACTTATTTGTTGCCGATGCGTGGTAG
- a CDS encoding ATP-binding protein — translation MNRAFVSLYVLLVFSVVAVGWGTDKLWQVFNPVGEIEPFEQEFFAILEFELAAVPDEKIFERVVELNQELELHIDIYALDEFAQSSIAQDIAGGGLVALFDEQGGRQIYKQLAQRDWVVRVIKPSEIAPNYALYKNAFLVFFYLAIAVVVYFWVWPLSRDMRTLEMQTKNVGRDGVVDTVNLGPSSNVWSLANAFNVMANRVKELIHSHREMTYAVSHELRTPLARMKFALTMASETEDKTKLREHLASVREDVSDMDALVNQLLSYAGFEHGDPRLNFQQGDLMALAENVVANLSPLQPNIAVSIHNALTSEPRCEWVLMERALHNLIQNGLRYGTSKLHITLSQTQQHYSVVVEDDGSGVPEDERARVFEAFVRLQATGAPKQSGFGLGLAIVKRIAHWHKGEVAVTQSQWGGAKFTFTWPVLIANG, via the coding sequence GTGAATAGGGCGTTTGTTTCACTTTATGTGTTGCTTGTTTTTTCGGTCGTGGCGGTTGGCTGGGGCACAGATAAACTGTGGCAAGTATTTAACCCTGTCGGTGAAATAGAACCATTCGAACAAGAGTTTTTTGCCATTTTAGAATTCGAATTGGCCGCCGTGCCAGATGAAAAAATATTTGAGCGGGTAGTGGAGCTTAATCAAGAGTTAGAGCTGCATATAGATATTTACGCCCTCGATGAATTTGCCCAATCTAGCATTGCACAAGATATTGCCGGTGGCGGCTTGGTGGCTTTATTTGATGAGCAAGGTGGCCGCCAAATTTACAAACAGCTCGCGCAACGCGACTGGGTAGTAAGGGTTATAAAGCCCAGCGAAATAGCCCCTAACTACGCACTGTATAAAAACGCCTTTCTTGTTTTCTTTTACTTAGCCATTGCGGTGGTGGTGTATTTTTGGGTGTGGCCTTTGTCGCGCGATATGCGCACCCTCGAAATGCAAACCAAAAATGTGGGGCGCGATGGCGTAGTGGATACGGTCAACCTTGGGCCAAGCTCTAATGTGTGGTCGCTGGCCAATGCATTTAATGTAATGGCTAACCGCGTGAAAGAATTAATACATTCTCATCGCGAAATGACCTACGCCGTATCGCACGAATTGCGCACCCCCTTAGCGCGCATGAAATTTGCGTTAACCATGGCGAGCGAAACCGAAGATAAAACCAAGTTACGCGAACACTTAGCCAGTGTGCGCGAAGACGTAAGCGATATGGATGCATTAGTGAATCAATTGCTTAGCTATGCAGGCTTTGAACACGGCGACCCGCGGCTTAATTTTCAGCAGGGCGATTTAATGGCGTTAGCAGAAAACGTTGTTGCCAACCTTTCACCGTTGCAGCCCAATATAGCCGTGAGTATACATAACGCGTTAACCAGCGAGCCTAGGTGCGAATGGGTGTTGATGGAGCGCGCGCTGCATAATTTAATTCAAAATGGTTTGCGCTACGGCACATCCAAATTACACATTACCCTTAGTCAAACCCAACAGCATTACTCGGTAGTTGTAGAGGATGATGGCAGCGGTGTGCCAGAGGACGAGCGAGCGAGAGTTTTCGAAGCGTTTGTACGCTTACAAGCAACCGGCGCCCCTAAGCAAAGCGGTTTTGGCTTGGGCTTGGCCATCGTAAAACGCATAGCCCACTGGCATAAAGGTGAAGTAGCTGTAACCCAATCCCAGTGGGGCGGCGCAAAATTTACATTTACATGGCCGGTATTAATCGCTAATGGCTAA
- the pip gene encoding prolyl aminopeptidase, with protein sequence MQILFPEIKPYATHELAVDDVHTLYVEESGDPGGIPVLFVHGGPGAGCSKHDRRFFNPELYRIILFDQRGAGRSKPHAELEHNTSQHLVEDMEKIREFLSVDKWVLFGGSWGSTLSLLYAQAYPQNVLYMILRGIFLCREQDLQWFYQAGADRIFPDYWQDYLAPIAENERDDMIGAYYKKLTGSNELAKMSAAKAWSQWEGRCATLRPNPDVVDRFTDPHMAVSLARIEAHYFVNCGFMSPNQIINNAQTLAGIPATIIHGRYDMVCPLDNAFALAEAWPTAKLHIIRDAGHSSSEPSVVDALVRVTHDVAQELSGDGDETS encoded by the coding sequence ATGCAGATTTTATTTCCGGAAATTAAGCCCTACGCCACCCACGAGCTAGCCGTTGATGACGTGCATACGCTCTACGTAGAGGAAAGTGGCGACCCCGGCGGTATTCCGGTGCTGTTTGTACACGGTGGGCCAGGGGCAGGCTGCAGCAAGCATGACCGCCGCTTTTTTAACCCCGAGCTGTACCGCATTATTTTGTTTGATCAACGCGGCGCTGGCCGCTCTAAACCGCATGCCGAATTGGAGCACAACACCAGCCAACACCTAGTGGAGGATATGGAAAAGATTCGTGAATTTCTCTCCGTTGATAAATGGGTACTTTTCGGCGGGTCGTGGGGCTCTACCCTTAGCTTACTGTATGCGCAGGCTTACCCACAAAACGTGTTGTATATGATTTTGCGCGGTATCTTTTTGTGCAGAGAGCAAGACTTACAGTGGTTTTATCAAGCGGGAGCTGACCGCATTTTTCCTGACTACTGGCAGGATTACCTCGCCCCTATCGCCGAGAATGAACGCGACGACATGATAGGTGCGTACTATAAAAAACTTACCGGCTCTAACGAGCTGGCTAAAATGTCTGCCGCTAAGGCTTGGTCACAATGGGAAGGCCGCTGCGCTACCCTGCGCCCCAACCCCGATGTAGTAGACCGCTTTACCGACCCCCATATGGCCGTTTCACTGGCGCGTATAGAAGCTCACTACTTTGTAAATTGCGGCTTTATGAGCCCCAACCAAATTATTAATAACGCGCAGACATTAGCGGGCATTCCCGCCACAATTATTCACGGCCGCTACGATATGGTGTGCCCGCTAGACAACGCCTTTGCCCTTGCGGAAGCTTGGCCCACGGCCAAATTACATATTATTCGCGACGCCGGCCACTCTTCATCTGAGCCCAGCGTAGTAGATGCGTTGGTACGCGTTACCCACGACGTAGCCCAAGAGCTTTCTGGCGATGGCGACGAAACGAGTTGA
- a CDS encoding helix-turn-helix transcriptional regulator, whose amino-acid sequence MNKAERLLQTVNLLRNRRTVLTAKQIAERLDVSERTVYRDIQSLMLTGVPVEGEAGVGYRIQRNFELPPLMFDKSEVEALLLGARMVRSWSDKALAASAHSALNKILAVLPPDLRELEETSAIRVPQFQGQSGAAKYSERVRLAITAKQKLLLEYSDVNQTPSQRLIWPLGLFFWGAAWTLVAWCELRDDFRIFRLDRMQSCTPQKDFFSPSKTQSLDAYLENVRKQYGDCGLE is encoded by the coding sequence ATGAACAAAGCAGAGCGGTTACTGCAAACCGTTAACCTGTTACGCAACAGGCGTACAGTATTAACGGCAAAACAAATTGCAGAACGTTTAGATGTATCCGAACGTACCGTTTACCGCGACATTCAATCGCTTATGCTCACAGGGGTGCCTGTGGAGGGCGAGGCCGGAGTGGGTTACCGTATTCAGCGCAATTTTGAATTGCCCCCGCTAATGTTCGATAAAAGCGAAGTAGAAGCATTGTTACTTGGCGCACGCATGGTGCGCTCTTGGAGTGACAAGGCTTTGGCAGCCTCAGCCCATAGCGCACTCAACAAAATACTGGCGGTACTGCCGCCAGACCTACGTGAATTAGAAGAAACATCCGCCATTCGAGTGCCGCAATTCCAAGGGCAGAGTGGTGCGGCTAAATACAGTGAGCGCGTGCGCTTGGCAATAACCGCCAAACAAAAGCTGCTGTTGGAATATAGCGATGTAAATCAAACCCCATCCCAGCGCCTTATTTGGCCCTTGGGTTTGTTTTTTTGGGGCGCGGCTTGGACATTAGTGGCTTGGTGCGAATTGCGCGACGACTTTCGTATATTTCGTTTAGATCGCATGCAAAGTTGCACACCGCAAAAAGATTTTTTTAGCCCAAGCAAAACGCAAAGCCTAGATGCCTATTTAGAAAATGTGCGCAAACAATACGGCGATTGCGGCTTGGAATAA
- a CDS encoding DNA-3-methyladenine glycosylase I, translated as MSAAKQPSVKKRPAKPATKTAGPAQACPWCGSDPLYVHYHDTEWGVPEYDNQALLAKLILDGAQAGLSWITILKKRDGYYRAFDQFNPEKMARYTDAKLEKLMLDEGIVRNRLKIKSARQNAQAYLRIMKNGGPNGEKDFSEFLWSFVGGQPIQNNYHSMSDVPAYSPEAEAMSKALKKAGFNFVGPTIVYAFMQAVGMVNDHLVSCPRHAVLS; from the coding sequence GTGTCAGCTGCCAAACAACCTAGCGTTAAAAAACGCCCCGCCAAACCTGCTACTAAAACAGCCGGCCCCGCGCAAGCCTGCCCTTGGTGCGGCAGCGACCCACTTTACGTGCACTATCACGATACTGAATGGGGTGTACCGGAATACGATAACCAAGCCCTGCTAGCAAAACTTATTCTAGATGGTGCGCAGGCAGGCTTAAGCTGGATAACCATTCTAAAAAAGCGCGACGGCTACTACCGCGCCTTCGATCAATTCAACCCAGAAAAAATGGCGCGTTACACCGATGCCAAACTTGAAAAACTTATGCTCGATGAGGGCATAGTGCGCAATCGCTTAAAAATAAAAAGCGCCCGCCAAAACGCCCAAGCTTATTTACGCATAATGAAAAACGGCGGCCCCAACGGCGAAAAAGATTTCAGCGAATTTTTGTGGTCGTTTGTAGGCGGCCAACCCATCCAAAATAACTACCACAGCATGAGCGACGTGCCGGCATACAGCCCAGAAGCCGAAGCCATGAGCAAAGCCCTAAAAAAAGCCGGCTTTAACTTTGTAGGCCCAACCATTGTGTACGCCTTTATGCAGGCGGTGGGTATGGTGAACGATCACCTTGTGAGCTGCCCGCGACATGCGGTGCTATCTTAA